The [Clostridium] celerecrescens 18A genomic sequence ATATGGTACCGGCTTCATAAGGTTTTGAGCCTGGAAATGCTTCGGGCAGGGCGCGAAAGTCAGTCTGGGAGCAGGTATGTGGAAACAGGAGGTTTATGATGGCAGAATGGAAGAAGAATGATCGGATAGAGGTAATGATCGAGGATATGAGCGAAACCGGGGAAGGCATCGGTAAAACCGATGGATTTACCTGGTTTATTAAGGATACAGTTATAGGAGATAAGGCCCAGGCAAAGGTGATGAAAACCAAGAAGTCCTATGGGTTTGCAAAGCTTGAGCGGATCACAGAGCCGTCTGTAAACCGTGTGACACCCAAATGTCCGGTTGCAGGTCCCTGCGGCGGCTGTCAGCTTCAGGCAATGGATTATGAGGAACAGCTTCGGTATAAGGAACGGAAGATTTATAACAATATCACCAGGATCGGCGGCTTTCCTGAAGTTCCCATGCTGCCCATCATGGGGATGGACGAGCCATGGAGATATAGGAATAAGGCGCAGTTTCCATGGGGACTTGATAAGGATGGAAACATCATTGTGGGATTTTATGCGGGACGCACCCATTCTATCATTGACTGTGAGGATTGTCTTCTGGGGGCAGAGGAAAACCGGGAGGTCCTAAGCCGGATCAAGGCGCATATGGAGCGGTATCACCTCATGCCTTATGACGAAGCCACTCACAAGGGAATGATCCGTCATACCCTGATCCGTAAAGGGTTCCGGACCGGTGAACTTATGGTCTGTCAGGTGATTAATGGAAAAAGCCTGCCTCACAGTGGGGAACTAGTGAAAAGTCTTCTGGAAATTCCGGGTATGACCAGTATATCTTTTAATATCAATAAGGATAGGACCAATGTGATCTTAGGGGACCGTGTGGAAAACCTTTATGGACCAGGCTATATTACAGATTATATTGGAGATGTGAAATACCGCATTTCGCCCCTTTCCTTTTATCAGGTGAATCCGGTGCAGACGGAAAAGCTCTATGGCACTGCCCTTGAGTATGCAGGACTTACCGGCGGGGAAACAGTTTGGGATCTTTACTGCGGGATTGGAACCATCTCCCTTTTCCTGGCACAAAAGGCAAAAAAGGTGTATGGAGTGGAGATCGTGCCTCAGGCCATTGAGGATGCCAGGGAGAATGCCGGATTAAATGGATTGGATAACGTGGAGTTCTTTGTAGGAAAGGCAGAAGAAGTTCTGCCGGAGCAGTATGAGAAGAATCATGTGTATGCGGATGTGATTGTGGTGGATCCTCCCAGAAAGGGCTGTGATGAGGCGTGTTTAAATACCATTGTGAAGATGGCGCCGAAGAGAGTGGTGTATGTGAGCTGTGATTCGGCTACATTAGCAAGAGATATGAAGTACCTGGCTGAGAGAGGGTATGAGGTGAAGAAGGTCAGAGGGTGTGATATGTTTCCTCAGGGATTGCATGTGGAGACGGTGGTGTTGCTAACCAGGAAAACTCAGTAAATCAGTTTTGGTAAAAGGTTAGAATTCTGTAATATAGATACTTTAAAGTAATGTTGAGAGAGAAAATTGAATGGTGGTCGCATTATTTATTGAGTAAAATTGGTAGTGCCGTCAAAAGAACATGAAAACAAGATAATAGAATCGGATATAGTG encodes the following:
- the rlmD gene encoding 23S rRNA (uracil(1939)-C(5))-methyltransferase RlmD yields the protein MAEWKKNDRIEVMIEDMSETGEGIGKTDGFTWFIKDTVIGDKAQAKVMKTKKSYGFAKLERITEPSVNRVTPKCPVAGPCGGCQLQAMDYEEQLRYKERKIYNNITRIGGFPEVPMLPIMGMDEPWRYRNKAQFPWGLDKDGNIIVGFYAGRTHSIIDCEDCLLGAEENREVLSRIKAHMERYHLMPYDEATHKGMIRHTLIRKGFRTGELMVCQVINGKSLPHSGELVKSLLEIPGMTSISFNINKDRTNVILGDRVENLYGPGYITDYIGDVKYRISPLSFYQVNPVQTEKLYGTALEYAGLTGGETVWDLYCGIGTISLFLAQKAKKVYGVEIVPQAIEDARENAGLNGLDNVEFFVGKAEEVLPEQYEKNHVYADVIVVDPPRKGCDEACLNTIVKMAPKRVVYVSCDSATLARDMKYLAERGYEVKKVRGCDMFPQGLHVETVVLLTRKTQ